The Acidobacteriota bacterium sequence CCCTCACGCCGCCGTTTCGCCAGGGGGGGTATCTCAGGTCGTTCCGCGACGGAGTGTCGCCCCGGCCCTTCCCCCAAAGAGGTGACGACCTTCCGCTCGCCCGGTGCCGAGACCGTGGCGCATCGCCCGGCACACGGCTACCTGCTGATGCGCAGGGTCGCGGGTTGAGTCTCGGGCCGGCCGTCTGTGGCCGGCGTCCTGCGACGGAAGAATCGGCCCTGAGAGGGTGCCGGCCTCGACCGGAGGGCGGAGGCGAAGGGGTCAGGTCGTGAAAAAGGCCATGAATCAAGACCTGACCCCACTCGGGGATGCGCAGAGCTGACGCTCTGGCCGTGAGGACACGGGCGGCGGACGGCGGCGCGCGTCGGATGACGGGCGCCGAAGGGAACTCGAATCAAGCGTCGGATCGACGCGGCGGGCTCACGCCGGCCACGTCGCCATCACGACGTTCGTGCGCTCGTTGCTCGTACGGTCTCCATTGCGCGCGATGGTGCTGACCATGAAGCCCACCCGCTCGCCAGGCTGCGGCTGCCACGACGCCAGCGGCTCGACCTTGATGTTCTTGCCGATGTCCGCGCCGGTCACGCCCTTCTCGGTCTGGCCTGGCCGCAGCCACTCGTAGGTCGCCGCGTACCAGGTCCCACCCCGGTTCACGAACACCCAGGGATTGCCCTCGACCGCGGTCCCGTTGAAGTTGTAGACGGGCCACTTCCCCGCCTTCGAGTGGTCGAGCGTGATCGAATCCTTGCCGATACTCACCCCGGTCAGCTGCGACGTCACCTTCCACGTGCTCGCATCGGCGTGCAGCCAGTTCACCTTCGACAGATCGATCTGGTCGATGATGCCGGGGTAGGTCACGCCCGTCGTCGGCGACGGCGTCGTCACGCCGGTTGTCGGCGAGGTGGCGCCCGGCCCCGGCGACGCGCTCACGCCCGGCGTCCCCGTCGTGACGCCGGGCGCCGGTGCCGTGCCGCCGGCCAGGAAGGTCGGCGCGGCCACGCCCATCGTGAAGTTCATGGGCGACTTCGTGTCGTCGACAGGGGCCCACTGCCAGGCCATGCCCGCCGACTTGTCGCCGTCGAGCCACGCCGCGTTGCGCACGACGTCGATCGGCCCCTCGCCGTTGCCGAAGTCGATCTGGTCGATCCCGTTGCGCATGGCGGGAATGCCCGCCTCGTTGAACGCCGCCACGACATCGTCGATGGCCGTCGGCGAGTAGACGTCGAACTGCTCGAAGATGCGGCCCGCGATCATCTTCAGCGTCATGCCCTCGGGATGAGCCGGGTCGAACTTGTCAGGGTTGAACCCCTCGAGCTGGTGCCGGAAGGCCCCGACCTTGTACCCCTGGGGAATCTCACGGCTCGGCGCCACCATCACCCCGGCGTAGTTGCCGCTCTGGCTCTTGCCGAACACGAAGCTCTTCCACCCGGTGACCGCGGGCGCCGAGGTCTCGGCCGATGTCGCTGCGACGCCAGCCGCCGACGCCGTCGTGCCCGCCGTCCCAGCGTCGAGACGCTGCAGCGGCGCGCCCGTGGACGCCGCCACCGGGGAGGTCGCGTAGGTCGACGCCGGTGCATCCTTGACCGCCTCGACCAGCCGAGTCAGGTAGCCCACGAACTCGTTCGAGTCGATCTGCCCGTCTTGATTGGCATCGATGGACGTCCGGGTCGTCTGCGACAACTGCTGCAGCCAGGAGCTTGGCTGAATGGCGCCCGTGATCGGCATGCTCGCGATCCTCCAGTCGGACGAGACTGGAGCAACGGCGATGCCATGCCGATTACTGGACGTTGGCCGAGGAACCCGAGGTTTAGACCAGCGAGATGTGTCGGTTGACCGACATGCTGCGTCAGCGGTGCGATCAACCGCAGAGCCGCGGAGGACGCGGAGACGAGCCGAGGCGAACTCACCCGCAGACGGCATGACCGCCGGCGATGCAGCAGACGCCCGGGACACGGCCCGGCGGACCGACCGCCTGGCGGTCGGCTGCGGCGAGCGACCGACGGGCGGGGGAATGAACCGGCGAGTAACAAGGTCCGAGGCGGGTCCGGCTGATTCCCCGCCCGTCGATCGCTCGCCACGCGTGGCTACGCCGCGCCCGCCGGGCCCCGCGCCACCCTCTGCGCCTCTGCGCCTTTGGAATGTCCTGCCCCGGCGCCCTCTGCCCGCTCTGCGCCCTCGATCCCCCTCGTCTCGCGGATGGCGTAGGTGGGCTTGTCTTGCGACTCGTGGTAGGTCCGCGCCTGCAGCTCGGCGAGCAGCCCCAGCGTCAGCAGTTGCAGGCCGGTGAAGATGAGCAGGATGCCAAACAGCAGCAGCGGCCGCTCGCCGATGGCCTGCTCGAGGAACAGTCGCGCGTAGACCAGCCAGCCCGTGATGGCCACGCCGAGCCCGCCCATCGTCAGCCCCACGAGACCGAAGATCTGCAGGGGCCGCGTGGCGTAGTTGAGGAGGAACTTCACCGTGAGCAGGTCGAGGACCACGCGGACCGTCCGCGACAGGCCGTACTTCGAGGTGCCCGCGGTCCGCGGCCGGTGGTTCACGACGACCTCGGCCACCCGCACGCCCATCTCGCTCGCAATGGCGGGGATGAAGCGGTGCATCTCGCCGTACAGGCGCAGCGGCTTCACCACCTCGGCGCGAAACGCCTTGAGCGAGCACCCGTAGTCGTGCAGCTCGACGCCCGTGGCGCGCGAGATCAGCTGGTTGGCGATCATCGACGGCACGCGGCGCGTGAGCCACTTGTCCTTCCGGTCGCGTCGCCAGCCGCACACGATGTCGAAGCCGCCCTGCTCGAGACGTTCGACGAGCATGGGGATGTCGCGCGGGTCGTTCTGCCGGTCGCCGTCCGACGTGACGATGATCTGCCCCGACGCCACCGCGAAGCCTGCCGAGAACCCGGCCGTCTGCCCGAAGTTCTTGCGGAACCGGACGACTCGCATGTGCGGATCGCCAGCCTGCAGCCGCGACAGGATCTCGAAGCTGTCGTCGCGGCTGCCATCGTCGACGAAGACGAGCTCGTAGGTGCGACCCCACGCCGACAGGGTGTCCGAGAGCTCCCGGTGAAGCTCGACCAGGTTGGGCGACTCGTTGTAGACGGGAATGACGACGGAGAGGTCGCAGGAGGACATCGGCTGCCGCGCGATTATAGCCCAGCGATCACGGCGCGGTCGTAGGCCCGTCGGTCGGCGGCGCCGCCCGCCGCATCCGGACGACGACGTACACCGCGATGCCGAGCAGGAGCAGCGCCACGACGGCGAGCGAGACCGTGCGGCCGTGCTCCCGCAGGTACGCGATCGCCTGCTCGCCGTACCAGACCGCCAGCAGGCCCTGGCCGAAGTAACGCACACCTCGGCCGATGACGATCGCGGCGATGAACCGGACGCGCGGCACCTCGGCGACGCCCGCTAGCAGCACGAAGAGCTTGAAGGGCGCCGGCGGCGGCAGCAGCGATGGGATGAGCACCGCCAGCAGGCCGTACTTCTGGAAGAGGTGCATGGCCCGGTCGACGTGCCGCTCGTGGAACCGCTTGCGCAGCAGCGCTTCCCCACCCTTTCGGGCGACGTGGTAGAGCACGAGGCAGCCGAGCACCGACCCGAGTGTCGCCATGCCGGCGTAGTACGGCATGCGCGCGGGATGGTTGAGCACCATCCAGATGACGAGCAGGTCGTTGGCCTGAGGGAACGAGAGGAACGACGAGTCGAGAAACGCGATGACGAGAACGCCGACGCCGCCGATGGACAGGGCGAAGGCGAGCACGGAGTCGAGGAAGGCCTTCATGAGCGGAGTCGGACGCGCCGGCACGACGCGCCGCTCCCACGGCGTCGGGCCACGGGAGCGAACCTCCGATTATACCCTCTGCGCCTCCGCGCCTCTGCGTCTCTGCGATATCCCTGTGCGATATCCCTCCGCGCCCTCCGCCCCCTCCGCGCTCTCTCCCCTCAGAACTTGATCTGGAACGTCACGAGCCCCGAATACCCCCCGACGTCGAGGCGGTCGCCCGCAAAGCCCAGCGACCGGTCGAGATCGACCTTCGCGTCCTGGTAGCGGAACTCTCCGCCGACGTACACCCCATCACCAATCGGCAACCGCACGCCGCCGAAGAGCAGCGGCCCCACGGTCGACCCCGAGTCGCTGAACGTGTCGCGGAAGATGCTGAAGTCGGTGAAGTCGACGAATTCCCCTGTCTCGCTGTAGCGCCACGAAAGCAGCGCCACGCCGGCGCCCAGATACGGCTGCACCCCGGCCTCACGGCTGAACGGGAAGATGCGCACCGCCGCGCTGACCGGCACCACGCGCAGCCGCAGGTCCTGCTCGATCTCCGACCCGTCGCGGTCGACGAAGCCGGAGTAGACGCTCGGCACCGTCCGGCGGTAGAAGCCGACGCCACCGCCGGCCTCGAAGTACTTGCCGAGCCCGACGTAGACCTCGCCGCCGAAGGTGAACCCGTTGAAATCGTCGAGCTCGAAGGCGAGGAAGTCGAGGTTGCGCGAGATCACGTCGTTGCGGTCGCGCGCGTCTTCGCCGCGCAGCGCGAAGTAGCCGGCGTTCACGCCGAAGGTGACGTCGGCCGAGGCCGGCGCGGGCAAGGCGATGGCGAGCGCCAGCAGCGACCCGAGCACGAGGCCGGCGCGGCGGGCGGAACCGGTGGGCGAAAGCGTCGAAGACATGCGTGGCTCCTCTCTCCTGCTGGACGGAGCACGGCCCATGCCACGGACGATCGAAGGATTCTGGAGGAAATTCGACGAAATCGGCGTCAGGCGCTGTCCGCGAGCGGTATCAGCGCGTCCACAAACATGAACAATGGGGCGATTGGACCGCTATACGACTCGAAGCGAGCATTCTGTTCGCGTTGCCAGCAGTGAGCATTGAGCGTTGCGCTGTGAGCACACCATCACCGAGCGCCGGCGGCGTGACGCGCATCGCTCATCGCTCAAGGCTCAACGCTCAGTGCTGAGGGGGATCTCAAGGGCGAAGCCCAGCCCGCCGCGCCTCGAAGGCCGCAATCACCTCGAGCATCTGCGCGTGCAGCCGGCCGTTCGACGCGACGAGGCTGCCAGCGCGCGAGTCGTAGGGCGCGCCGGTCCACGTCGTCACCACCGCGCCCCCCTCTTCGGCAATCAGCGCCCCCGCGCAGGTGTCCCAGGGCTTCAGGCCGGCTTCCCAGAACCCGTCGAGGCGACCAGCCGCCACGTAGCAGAGGTCGAGCGCCGCCGACCCGAGGCGCCGCACGGCCCGTGCCCGACGCACGAACTCCGCAAACAGGCCGACGACCTCGTCGGTGCGCTGGTGCACATCGTACGGAAAGCCCGTGCACAGCATCCCGTCGATGAGCGCCTCGGCCTGGCTCACGGCCAGGCGGCGGCCGTTCAGCCGCGCGCCGAGGCCGCGCTCGGCGGTGAAGAGCTCCTGGCGTGTCGGGTCGTACACCGCGGCCACCATGGCGACACCGTCGACCTCGAAGCCGAGCGACGCGCAGAACACGGGGAGGCCGTGCGCGAAGTTGGTCGTGCCGTCGAGTGGATCGAAGACCCAGCAGAACCGTGGGCGGGCACCGAGCCGATCGGCGTCGGTGGCCATCTCCTCGCCGAGCACGGCGTGGTCGGCGAACCGCTTGGCGATCGTCGCCCGAAACGCCCGCTCCACCGCGATGTCGACTTCCGTCACGAGATCGATTGCGCCCTTCTTGCCGATCTCCCGCACCCGCCCGAACGACGCCATCTGGACATCGCCCGCACGGACGACGGCCTCGACGGCCGTCGCCAGCCAGGACGGATCGTGCGTCGGACGAGTGGCGGCGGTGGGGGCGGTCACGCGGGGCGGCGGAAGGCGGCGGGCGGCTCGGTCAGCTTCTTCACCATGCGCACCTCCATCCCGCCTGCAGGAATCTTGCGCATCGACAGCTCGTCCATGAAGCTCCGCATGAAGAAGATGCCGCGCCCGCTCGACTTCAGCATGTTCTCCGGGGCCAGCGGGTCGGCGACCTCGCCCGGCTCGAAGCCCTCCCCCTGATCGACGATGGTGATGACGAGCGTCGAGGGCTCGTCGGCGGGCACGAACGCGAACTCGATCGTCACCGACTTCGTGTCGTCGAGCCGGTTGCCGTGCTTGATGGCGTTGATCACCGATTCGCGAATCGAGACGCCCACCCAGTGGAGCGCGTCTTCGTCGAGGCCGGCGAGCTGGCCCACGTGGTCGCTGGCCACCTGGACGAGGTCGAGCATGTCGAACAGGCTGCGGATCGTGAGGCGGAGGAGGCGGCCCTGGTCGGTCATCGAAGTCCGCGAGTTAGTAGCACAGCTGCCGAGAAGCGGTCAAGCGACCGAACACGGGGTAATGCTATAGTGCGGCGATGGTGCCGTCTTCGTCCGCCACGGTCACCGTCGTCCCCGCTCAGCGGGTCGGCGGGCGCGTGGTCCTTCCCGGCGACAAGTCGATCTCGCATCGGTACGCCCTGCTCGCCGCCCTCGCCGACGGCCAGACCCGCATCCGTCACTACGCGCCCGGGGCCGACTGCGCGGCCACGCTCGCTTGCCTTCAGGAGCTCGGCGTCGACATCACCCGCGACGGCCAGCACGTCACGATCGCGGGGCGCGGTGTCGGCCGGCTGGCCGCGCCCGACCGGGTCCTCGACGCAGGCAACTCCGGGTCGACGCTCCGCATGCTGGCCGGCATCCTCGCCGGTCATGCCTTCCGTTCGACGCTGACCGGCGACGACTCGTTGCGCCGGCGGCCCATGCGGCGCGTCATCACCCCGCTCGAGCGCATGGGCGCCCGGCTCGAGGCCGAGGCCGACCGTCCTCCCCTCACCATTCACGGCGGCGCGCTCACGGCCATCGACTATGCACCGGACGTGCCGAGCGCGCAGGTGAAGAGCGCCGTCCTCTTCGCCGGCCTCCACGCCCGCGGGACGACCCGCGTCCGTGAGGCCGCCGTCACGAGAGATCATACGGAACTCGCTCTGGCGGCGTTCGGCGCCCGCGTGGACGTCGACGGGACGGCCGTCGGCCTCGAAGGGGGCCAGGCCCTCCACGCGGCCGACCTGCAGGTGCCCGGCGACATCTCTTCGGCAACCTTCTGGTTGTGCGCTGCGGCGGCCCTGCCCGGCTCGACGATCGAGCTCGACAGCGTCGGCCTCAACCCGACCCGCACGGCCATCCTCGACGTCGTGCGGCGTCTCGGGGCGCGCGTCGAGGCCACCGTCACCGACCGCCTGGCCGGAGAACCGGTCGGCTGGATCCGGGTCGCGCACGGCAGCCACGTGGCCCTCGAGATCGGTCCTGCCGAGGTGCCCGGACTCATCGACGAACTGCCCGCCCTCGCCGCCCTCGCGACCTTCGGCGGGCGGCTCCGGGTCACGGGCGCCGGCGAGCTCCGCGCCAAGGAGAGCGACCGCATCACCGCGCTCGTCGGGGGGCTGCGCGCGCTCGGCGCCGACGCCGACGAACTGCCCGACGGCTTCGACGTGCGCGGCACGCGACGCCTCGCTGGCGGTACGGCCGACGCCTGCGGCGATCATCGCCTCGCCATGGCGTTTGCCATCGCCGCCCTCGGCGCCGACGCCCCGAGCGACATCGTGGGCGCCGAAGCCGTGGATGTCTCCTATCCGGGGTTCTTCGACACCCTCGACGCCATCCGTGGCTGACACCGACAAGCTGTACCTCGTGGGGTTCATGGGCGCGGGCAAGACGACCGTCGGCGGCGCGGTGGCCAGGCGGCTCGGCTGGCGCCTCGAAGACCTCGACGAGCGGATCGAACAGCTCGAGCGCCGCTCCATCGCCGAGATCTTCCGCCTGCAGGGCGAGCCCTACTTCCGTGCCCGCGAGCGCGAGGTGCTGATGGCGCTCGTGCCCGAGCGCCACGTGGTCGTCGCAAGCGGCGGCGGAACGTTCATCGACCCGGCCAACCGTGCGGCCATGCTCGCCGACGGCACCGTCGTGTGGCTCGACCTGCCGCTCGAGCTGCTCATCGAGCGGGTGCCCGTCGACGGCCGGCGGCCGCTCGCGGCCACGCGCGAGGCCATGAAGCAGCTGTACGTGGCGCGACAGGCCGCGTACCGCGAGGCGCACCTGCGGCTGACCGTCGGACGCGGCCCCGTCGAAGAGACCGTGGAACGCCTGCTCCACCTCCTGTGCTGGTGACGTCCATGCGCTATCTGGTCTTGAGCGACATCCACGCCAACCTCGAAGCGCTCGAGGCCGTGCTGGCAGCGGCGCCCCGCGACGCCTTCGACCGCCTGCTCGTGCTCGGCGACATCGTCGGCTACGGGGCCGACCCGAACGCCGTCGTCGACCGGGTGCGCGTGCTCGCGCCCGACGCCATCATCCGCGGCAACCACGACAAGGTGGCCGCCGGCGTCGAGCCGGCCGACGGGTTCAACCAGGTCGCCCGCTACGCGGCGCTCTGGACGCTCGACGCGCTGACCGACGACAACCGGGAGTGGCTCACCAGCCTGCCGACGGGTCCGTTGGCCGTCGACGACTTCGTCGAGATGTGCCACGGGTCGCCCGACGACGAGGACGAGTACATCTTCGAGCACGTCGATGCCGTCGAGGCCCTGCGGGCCATGAGCCGGCCCCTCTGTTTCTTCGGGCACACGCACGTGCCGATCGGCTACTGGCTGTCGGTCGACAGCTTCGACGTGCTGGTGGCGCCGGCGAGTGAATCGCAGATGGTGATTCCGATCGAGGCCGGCCGGCGGTACCTGATCAACCCCGGCTCGGTTGGGCAACCGCGCGACGGCGACCCCCGCGCGGCCTACGCGGTGTACGACGGAGAGCGCGTCGAGGTGACGCTCTACCGCGTGCCCTACGACGTGGCGGCCGCACAGGCCAAGATTCACGCGGCGGGGTTGCCCGAGGGGCTCGCGCGGCGGCTCGCGGCGGGGAAATAGGAGGGAGGGCGGCCTACGCGTTCTCGTCGGCTGAGCGCTGGCGCCGGGCCCGCTCCTCGCGGCGCCGAAGGTCGGCGTTGTACGCGTCGGTCGCCGCTCGCGACCCGAGAATCCACCCCACCACGACCCCGAGCAACAGCACGGCCGGGATGTAGAGGAAGTGGCCCGCCCCCATCTCGGTGAGCTGTTCCATCAGCGCCTCCGCGACTCTTCGAGACGCCGGGCGACCTCGGCCATCTCCGCCTCGACCCTCGACAGGCGTCGCCAGAGAGCCCACAGGTAGCCGAGCACCATCACCCAGGCGAACGCGTAGGCGCCGACGAGCAGCGGCGCTGCCGGCAACTGCTCGTCGGGCGGCAGGTCGTAGACCGGTACGAAGCCGTCGGGCGTCGCCGGTTGCTGCATGGCGACGACGAGCGGCGTCGGGGCGTCGAGTGGGGCCGGCCGCGCATGAGTGTCGACGAACGAGACCGAGGCGATCGCCACGACGAAGGCGATGGCGAGGACACGACGAGGCGTGGGACGACGTTCGATGGGCATGTCACTCTTCGAGCGCGAGGTAGAGGTCTTCGAGCCGGGCTCGCTGTTCTTCGAGCCGGACGCGGACGGCCATGACAGCCAGGTAGAGAAACAGGAACGCCACCATCGACCACCAGAAGGCCGGGCGCATGCTCGGGTCGAGCGAGGGCACGACGGTGGTCTTCGGGTGCAGCGTGCGCCAGACGTTCACCGACCAGTAGACGAACGGGACGTTGGCCATCCCGAAGACGGCGAGGCCGGCCGAGAGGCGATCGGAGCCCGGCCCCCCGTACTTCCGCAGCAGCAGGTAGGCGACGAAGATCATCCACAGCACGAGGCTCGAGGTGAGCCTCGCGTCCCACTGCCACCACACGCCCCACGCCTTGCGCGCCCAGAGCGGCCCGCTGACGAGCACGATCAGGCCGAAGACGACGACGGCCTCGGCCGCCGCGACCGCCACGCGGTCGGCGCCTGCGCGGCGCTTGAACAGGTAGATCGCGCTCGCGATGCCGCACACGAAGGCCGAGGCGAACATCACCATGGCCGACGGCACGTGGAAGTAGAAGATCTTCTGCACGAGCCCCATGGTCTGCTCGAACGGCGCGCGCGCGATGAGCACGGGCGCCGCCGCGAACATCACGACCGAGAGGGCCGTCAGCGGAAGGAACAATCGTCTGAGCATCGTCGATCTCACTCGTCGCGGGCAACAACGCAGCGCAGAGTTACGGCCGAGGCGCCGCATTCACGTCCCCCGTCCGGGTTGATCATCCCCACCCCTACTCCGTCATCACCGCCTCGAACGTCCAGAGCGACAACGTGATGAACACCACGTCGAAGAAGCCGAGCATGCCGATCCAGGCGCGTGCGATGGCCACGTCCCCGTCGGGCGACATGATGGCGGCCGTGCCCCTGACCCCTGCAATGATCACCGGAATGGTGATGGGATACAACAGGATCGGCAGGAGCACGTCCCGCGTCCGCGCCCGGACGAGCATGGCCGCAAACAGCGTGCCCACCGCCACGAAGCCCAGCGTGCCCAGCACGAGCAGCAGCACGAGCAGCAGCGGCGAGGCGAAGAGCGGCGCCTGGAAGAGCAGCGCCACCATCGGCGTGATGACGACCTCCACCGCCAGCAGCAGCGCCAGGATGCCCAGCATCTTGCCGGCGTAGATGGCCGGCCGGTCGCTCGGCGCCAGCATGAGCGCCTGCAGGGTTTCGTTCACCCGCTCGCGCTCGAAGGTCCTTCCGAGCGCCAGCGTGCCGGCAAAGGCGATGGCAATCCACAGGATGCCCGCCGCCGCGTCCTCGAGCGGCTGCCCGTCCTTGACGAAGCCGAACGAGAACACGAGCACACACGACGCGGCGAAGAACACCGTGGTGTAGAGAATCTCGCGGCTGCGCAGCTCGACGGTGAGGTCCTTCCGCGTCACGAGCCACGCGACGCGGAAGAAGTTGCCGATCGACTGGTGGTCGTTCATCGCCCCGCCCCCGCCGCCGCGGCCCGGTAGCGCTCACGCAGGCGTCCCGCGCCGACCTCGATCGCGGCCAGCCTCCCGTCGCGCAGGATCACGGCCCGGTCGAGCACGCCGTCCACCACGTCGAGGT is a genomic window containing:
- a CDS encoding shikimate kinase — encoded protein: MADTDKLYLVGFMGAGKTTVGGAVARRLGWRLEDLDERIEQLERRSIAEIFRLQGEPYFRAREREVLMALVPERHVVVASGGGTFIDPANRAAMLADGTVVWLDLPLELLIERVPVDGRRPLAATREAMKQLYVARQAAYREAHLRLTVGRGPVEETVERLLHLLCW
- a CDS encoding metallophosphoesterase family protein translates to MRYLVLSDIHANLEALEAVLAAAPRDAFDRLLVLGDIVGYGADPNAVVDRVRVLAPDAIIRGNHDKVAAGVEPADGFNQVARYAALWTLDALTDDNREWLTSLPTGPLAVDDFVEMCHGSPDDEDEYIFEHVDAVEALRAMSRPLCFFGHTHVPIGYWLSVDSFDVLVAPASESQMVIPIEAGRRYLINPGSVGQPRDGDPRAAYAVYDGERVEVTLYRVPYDVAAAQAKIHAAGLPEGLARRLAAGK
- a CDS encoding ATP-binding protein, producing MTDQGRLLRLTIRSLFDMLDLVQVASDHVGQLAGLDEDALHWVGVSIRESVINAIKHGNRLDDTKSVTIEFAFVPADEPSTLVITIVDQGEGFEPGEVADPLAPENMLKSSGRGIFFMRSFMDELSMRKIPAGGMEVRMVKKLTEPPAAFRRPA
- a CDS encoding CcmD family protein — its product is MPIERRPTPRRVLAIAFVVAIASVSFVDTHARPAPLDAPTPLVVAMQQPATPDGFVPVYDLPPDEQLPAAPLLVGAYAFAWVMVLGYLWALWRRLSRVEAEMAEVARRLEESRRR
- a CDS encoding VTT domain-containing protein; the protein is MKAFLDSVLAFALSIGGVGVLVIAFLDSSFLSFPQANDLLVIWMVLNHPARMPYYAGMATLGSVLGCLVLYHVARKGGEALLRKRFHERHVDRAMHLFQKYGLLAVLIPSLLPPPAPFKLFVLLAGVAEVPRVRFIAAIVIGRGVRYFGQGLLAVWYGEQAIAYLREHGRTVSLAVVALLLLGIAVYVVVRMRRAAPPTDGPTTAP
- the aroA gene encoding 3-phosphoshikimate 1-carboxyvinyltransferase, with the translated sequence MPSSSATVTVVPAQRVGGRVVLPGDKSISHRYALLAALADGQTRIRHYAPGADCAATLACLQELGVDITRDGQHVTIAGRGVGRLAAPDRVLDAGNSGSTLRMLAGILAGHAFRSTLTGDDSLRRRPMRRVITPLERMGARLEAEADRPPLTIHGGALTAIDYAPDVPSAQVKSAVLFAGLHARGTTRVREAAVTRDHTELALAAFGARVDVDGTAVGLEGGQALHAADLQVPGDISSATFWLCAAAALPGSTIELDSVGLNPTRTAILDVVRRLGARVEATVTDRLAGEPVGWIRVAHGSHVALEIGPAEVPGLIDELPALAALATFGGRLRVTGAGELRAKESDRITALVGGLRALGADADELPDGFDVRGTRRLAGGTADACGDHRLAMAFAIAALGADAPSDIVGAEAVDVSYPGFFDTLDAIRG
- a CDS encoding inositol monophosphatase, with amino-acid sequence MASFGRVREIGKKGAIDLVTEVDIAVERAFRATIAKRFADHAVLGEEMATDADRLGARPRFCWVFDPLDGTTNFAHGLPVFCASLGFEVDGVAMVAAVYDPTRQELFTAERGLGARLNGRRLAVSQAEALIDGMLCTGFPYDVHQRTDEVVGLFAEFVRRARAVRRLGSAALDLCYVAAGRLDGFWEAGLKPWDTCAGALIAEEGGAVVTTWTGAPYDSRAGSLVASNGRLHAQMLEVIAAFEARRAGLRP
- a CDS encoding glycosyltransferase family 2 protein, whose protein sequence is MSSCDLSVVIPVYNESPNLVELHRELSDTLSAWGRTYELVFVDDGSRDDSFEILSRLQAGDPHMRVVRFRKNFGQTAGFSAGFAVASGQIIVTSDGDRQNDPRDIPMLVERLEQGGFDIVCGWRRDRKDKWLTRRVPSMIANQLISRATGVELHDYGCSLKAFRAEVVKPLRLYGEMHRFIPAIASEMGVRVAEVVVNHRPRTAGTSKYGLSRTVRVVLDLLTVKFLLNYATRPLQIFGLVGLTMGGLGVAITGWLVYARLFLEQAIGERPLLLFGILLIFTGLQLLTLGLLAELQARTYHESQDKPTYAIRETRGIEGAERAEGAGAGHSKGAEAQRVARGPAGAA
- the ccsA gene encoding cytochrome c biogenesis protein CcsA, with product MLRRLFLPLTALSVVMFAAAPVLIARAPFEQTMGLVQKIFYFHVPSAMVMFASAFVCGIASAIYLFKRRAGADRVAVAAAEAVVVFGLIVLVSGPLWARKAWGVWWQWDARLTSSLVLWMIFVAYLLLRKYGGPGSDRLSAGLAVFGMANVPFVYWSVNVWRTLHPKTTVVPSLDPSMRPAFWWSMVAFLFLYLAVMAVRVRLEEQRARLEDLYLALEE
- a CDS encoding outer membrane beta-barrel protein; this translates as MSSTLSPTGSARRAGLVLGSLLALAIALPAPASADVTFGVNAGYFALRGEDARDRNDVISRNLDFLAFELDDFNGFTFGGEVYVGLGKYFEAGGGVGFYRRTVPSVYSGFVDRDGSEIEQDLRLRVVPVSAAVRIFPFSREAGVQPYLGAGVALLSWRYSETGEFVDFTDFSIFRDTFSDSGSTVGPLLFGGVRLPIGDGVYVGGEFRYQDAKVDLDRSLGFAGDRLDVGGYSGLVTFQIKF
- a CDS encoding heme exporter protein CcmB; the encoded protein is MNDHQSIGNFFRVAWLVTRKDLTVELRSREILYTTVFFAASCVLVFSFGFVKDGQPLEDAAAGILWIAIAFAGTLALGRTFERERVNETLQALMLAPSDRPAIYAGKMLGILALLLAVEVVITPMVALLFQAPLFASPLLLVLLLVLGTLGFVAVGTLFAAMLVRARTRDVLLPILLYPITIPVIIAGVRGTAAIMSPDGDVAIARAWIGMLGFFDVVFITLSLWTFEAVMTE